A genomic window from Caldicellulosiruptor kronotskyensis 2002 includes:
- a CDS encoding DUF4446 family protein: MESFITTYALEIIIFFLALNLILFLALLIQVAKNKSLKRRFLDLTSNQDFKNLEQIIKQTNEKVEYFEEVLKALSKSHRILSENTKLCIKKVGIVRYDAFENVGSKLSFALALLDEFDTGVVINSIYSREGCSVYAKPVENGLSKYPLSAEEMQAIDIARKNYISKEIKE, encoded by the coding sequence ATGGAGAGTTTTATTACTACATATGCTCTTGAGATAATAATTTTTTTTCTTGCACTGAACTTGATACTTTTTCTTGCGCTTTTGATACAAGTTGCAAAAAACAAAAGTCTTAAAAGAAGATTTCTTGACCTTACCTCAAATCAAGATTTCAAAAATTTAGAGCAGATAATAAAACAGACAAATGAAAAGGTTGAATATTTTGAAGAGGTACTAAAAGCTCTGTCAAAAAGTCACAGGATACTGAGTGAAAATACAAAGCTGTGCATTAAAAAGGTTGGAATTGTTCGATATGATGCATTTGAGAATGTGGGGAGCAAACTCAGCTTTGCTTTGGCGCTTCTTGATGAGTTTGATACAGGAGTTGTGATAAATAGCATATATTCAAGAGAAGGTTGTAGCGTATATGCAAAACCAGTAGAAAATGGACTTTCAAAGTATCCGCTTTCAGCAGAAGAGATGCAGGCAATCGACATTGCAAGAAAAAACTACATTTCAAAAGAGATAAAAGAGTAA
- a CDS encoding ParB/RepB/Spo0J family partition protein: MKKRLGRGLDALFGEDFVSSEIESEVVEDKNENSEKIEEIDIDLIDLSENQPRKVFNDEEIEELANSIKSVGLIQPLVVQKKADRYVLIAGERRLRACKFAGFKKVKCIVKEYENPLEIALIENIQRKDLNPYEKALAFKKLMDEFGYTQEELGKRLGISRSKIANTLRILNLGNDIINLILEGKISEGHAKVLLSIEDERQRNELAQLVAEKNLSVRDLENLIKSSNEKNKIEVESEIIREIEENLMKLFGLKVKIQKKKNRGKIEIEFSSDEELEKIISILMP, encoded by the coding sequence ATGAAAAAGAGGCTTGGAAGAGGTCTTGATGCCCTGTTTGGAGAAGATTTTGTAAGTTCTGAGATAGAGTCAGAAGTTGTAGAAGATAAAAACGAAAATAGTGAGAAAATTGAAGAGATTGATATTGATTTGATTGACCTGTCTGAAAATCAACCAAGGAAAGTTTTTAATGATGAAGAAATAGAAGAGCTTGCAAACTCAATTAAAAGTGTTGGGCTTATACAGCCTCTTGTTGTACAAAAAAAGGCTGACAGATATGTTTTGATTGCAGGTGAGAGAAGATTAAGAGCTTGCAAGTTTGCTGGTTTTAAAAAAGTAAAGTGCATAGTAAAGGAATATGAAAATCCCTTGGAGATTGCTCTGATAGAAAATATCCAGAGAAAGGATTTAAATCCGTATGAGAAGGCTTTAGCATTTAAGAAACTTATGGATGAGTTTGGATATACGCAAGAAGAACTTGGAAAAAGACTTGGAATATCTCGTTCAAAAATTGCAAATACCCTTCGTATTTTAAATCTTGGCAATGACATTATCAACCTTATATTAGAAGGCAAGATTTCAGAAGGACATGCAAAGGTATTGCTTTCGATTGAAGATGAAAGGCAAAGAAATGAACTTGCACAACTTGTTGCTGAAAAGAATTTAAGCGTACGAGATCTTGAAAACCTCATAAAATCCAGCAATGAAAAAAATAAAATTGAAGTTGAAAGCGAGATAATACGTGAGATTGAAGAAAATCTCATGAAACTATTTGGTTTGAAGGTAAAGATTCAAAAAAAGAAGAATAGGGGCAAGATAGAGATTGAATTTTCATCTGATGAAGAGCTTGAAAAGATAATTTCTATTCTAATGCCATAG
- a CDS encoding ParA family protein, with amino-acid sequence MARIVAIVNQKGGVGKTTTCVNLSAAVSKMEKRVLAIDCDPQGNLTSGFGIDKKSLEKTTYDVLIGNCSADEAIVKEKFENLSILPANVNLAGAEIELVSMIAREFRLKDAIEKVKDEYDYIFIDCPPSLGLLTLNALAAADSVIIPIQCEYYALEGLSQLSNTISLVRKHLNKSLEIDGVVLTMFDSRTNLSLEVVEEVKRFFGQKVFLSIIPRNVRLSEAPSFGIPGILYDPESKGAKAYIELAEEYINRIENTFSRGAI; translated from the coding sequence ATGGCAAGAATTGTTGCAATTGTTAACCAAAAAGGTGGTGTTGGGAAAACAACAACTTGTGTTAATTTATCTGCCGCAGTAAGTAAAATGGAAAAAAGGGTTTTGGCAATTGACTGTGACCCACAGGGTAATCTCACAAGCGGGTTTGGAATTGACAAAAAATCGCTTGAGAAGACTACATATGATGTTTTGATAGGTAATTGCTCGGCAGATGAAGCTATTGTAAAAGAAAAATTTGAGAATTTGAGTATTCTACCCGCCAATGTAAACTTGGCTGGTGCTGAGATTGAGCTTGTATCAATGATTGCCAGAGAATTTAGACTAAAAGATGCAATTGAAAAGGTAAAAGATGAATATGACTATATTTTTATTGACTGTCCACCATCTTTGGGATTATTGACATTAAACGCTCTGGCAGCTGCTGACTCTGTTATAATTCCAATCCAGTGTGAGTACTATGCCTTAGAAGGCTTGAGTCAGCTTTCTAATACCATATCTCTTGTCAGAAAGCATTTAAACAAAAGCTTAGAGATTGATGGGGTTGTTCTTACAATGTTTGACTCAAGAACAAATCTTTCATTAGAGGTTGTTGAAGAGGTAAAAAGGTTTTTTGGGCAGAAGGTTTTTTTGAGTATAATTCCTCGAAACGTAAGACTTTCTGAAGCACCTTCATTTGGTATTCCGGGTATATTATATGACCCTGAATCAAAGGGTGCAAAGGCGTACATAGAGCTTGCCGAGGAGTACATAAACAGGATAGAAAATACATTTTCAAGAGGTGCAATATAA